A window of Diospyros lotus cultivar Yz01 chromosome 14, ASM1463336v1, whole genome shotgun sequence contains these coding sequences:
- the LOC127790440 gene encoding probable F-box protein At2g36090 produces MSPPPNTTAAAAGDQSGATLFSDVHGDVVEAHILARLDGPTLAAASCASSQLHSLCSQDHLWAAVCHSTWPSTAASPRLRHLISAFPGGPRSFFSLSFPLLLPSTATPTTSPPPELISAVDIHYKNKLIFSKVQETETTTSWFRCSPFRVDLLDLKDTVATAFRHPDGDCSCAELAEEMTLSWVLIDPLNQRAANLSSHKSVSVQRHWLSGEVQVQFATVLGASETVQCGIVVTCGGSEGGEMQVREVSLQVEDMDGMHLTGKDSMDILHQALGGKKENIIKDREVEGRRRYREYLEMKRNRRDKKLRIEGTLDMLCVAFGFGLTVAAASWLFFGSS; encoded by the exons ATGTCTCCACCGCCCAACACCACCGCAGCAGCCGCTGGGGACCAGAGCGGCGCCACCTTATTCTCCGACGTCCACGGCGATGTGGTGGAGGCGCACATCCTCGCCCGCCTCGACGGGCCCACCCTCGCCGCCGCCAGCTGTGCCTCTTCCCAGCTTCACTCCCTCTGCTCTCAAGACCATCTCTGGGCCGCCGTCTGCCACTCCACCTGGCCCTCCACCGCCGCCAGCCCCCGCCTCCGCCACCTCATCTCTGCCTTCCCCGGTGGCCCGCGCTCCTTTTTCTCCCTCTCCTTCCCCCTTCTCCTCCCCTCCACCGCCACCCCCACCACCTCCCCGCCGCCGGAGCTAATCTCTGCCGTCGACATCCACTACAAGAACAAGCTCATCTTCAGCAAAGTCCAGGAGACCGAGACCACAACCAGCTGGTTCCGGTGCTCCCCGTTCAGAGTCGACCTCTTGGACCTCAAAGACACCGTCGCCACCGCCTTCCGCCACCCGGACGGCGACTGCAGCTGCGCGGAGCTCGCCGAGGAGATGACTCTGAGCTGGGTTCTGATCGATCCGTTGAACCAGAGGGCCGCAAACCTCTCCAGCCACAAATCCGTCTCTGTGCAGCGCCACTGGCTGAGCGGCGAGGTCCAG GTGCAATTCGCAACGGTGCTGGGCGCGTCGGAGACGGTGCAGTGCGGGATAGTGGTGACTTGCGGGGGATCGGAAGGGGGGGAAATGCAGGTGAGGGAGGTGAGCTTGCAGGTGGAGGACATGGACGGAATGCACTTGACGGGTAAGGACAGTATGGACATTTTACACCAGGCACTGGGGGGCAAAAAAGAGAATATAATTAAAGACAGGGAGGTAGAAGGGAGGAGAAGATACAGAGAGTATCTGGAGATGAAGAGAAACAGAAGAGACAAAAAGCTGAGAATCGAAGGGACTTTGGATATGCTCTGCGTGGCCTTTGGATTTGGCCTCACCGTCGCTGCTGCTTCTTGGCTCTTCTTTGGCAGCAGCTGA